In Candidatus Moanabacter tarae, the genomic stretch CGTTCACCGGCTGGACATGCCACCCTTACAACCTTTATCGGAGGTGCCCGGAATCCTAACTTAGGTCAAAATTCCTCAACCCAACTTCAATCGCTTGTTCTGCAGGACCTTGAAAGGCTTCTAGGAGTGGGGGGAGAGCCGGTCTTCTCGCGATCCTACCTTTGGAATAATTCTATTCCTCAGTACAATATCGGGTACGGTAAAATCCTCGCAAAAATCAGCGAATTTGAATCATCCAACTCGGGAATCTTCCTCTCCGGAAATTACCGTAATGGGATCGCTCTAAGACAATGCATAAATTCTGGTCTCGATACTGCAGATAAGGTGATGTCTTATCTTGGGTAAAATTCATTAGGTTTCCCTAAGAGACTCAACGACTCGGAATTTTTTGGAATGCAACCCTGGCTTTATTCTGCAACTTTCTTATAGCATAGTCGCTCAAGATACCGCATATCGCATTTTCCTAAGCCAACACCAAAAATCGGGACAAAACCCAAGGAAGGATATTCTAGTTAAATCTGAAGATAGAAGCCTCGATGATAAATCTAGTTTTCTGAGTATACTAGACTGATAGGAAACCTTGAGTTCGGTGGACTTTCTCATTTAACCCTTGTTTCTCTTATCAGTTTCTTATTGCTGATTATCTTCAGATTGAGATACGAATGTGCATCTTTAAAAATGACTTCTAAAGCCGTTATTCTTCTTAACTTGGGATCCCCTGACTCTCCCACCATAAAGGACGTGCGGCGCTATCTCAAAGAATTCCTCTCCGATAAACGCGTGGTCGATCTCCCTTTGCCTTTTCGTTTATTGGTCCTCTACCTGAAAATCCTTCCCTCTAGACCCAAGAATACTGCCGAGGCTTATTCCAAGATTTGGACTGAAACAGGCTCTCCTCTTATAACGATGAGTAAACGGCAGCGGGAACTGGTCCAAGAGCAATTGGATATCCCAATCGCTTTGGCAATGCGCTATGGTAGGCCTTCTGTTCAGGAAACGATTGAGTCTTTAATAGCCCAAGGCTGCAAAGATCTATTCGTCATCCCACTGTACCCACAATATGCAATGTCGAGCTATGAAACTGCAAGTGTTCAGGTTTCATGCGTGGTTAATAAACTCAAACCTGACCTGAAGGTAACCACCCTTCCTCCATTCTATCGCGATCCGGATTATATCGAAGCTATCTATAATAGAATCTCACCTTCGCTCTCGTCAGAATTCGACATGCTCCTCCTAAGTTTCCATGGTGTCCCTGAAAGACATCTGCATAAGACCGACCCTTCCAATACCTACTGCCTTTCCTTCCCGGGCTGCTGCTACCAGTCCCATCCAGCTCATGCTACCTGCTATCGCCATCAATGCCTCCATACCGCTGCAGCACTATTTCAAAAAACGAATTTGCCAAAATCCAAGTGTTCCATCGCTTTTCAGTCCCGTCTTGGTAAAAAACCATGGCTGACACCCTACACCGACTTGGAGTTGGAGAGATTGGCTCATCAGGGCGTTAAAAAGCTACTCGTCGCTTGCCCGGCTTTTGTCTCAGATTGTCTCGAAACACTTGAAGAAATCGGTATTCGAGGTAAGGATATTTTCGAAAGTGCGGG encodes the following:
- the hemH gene encoding Ferrochelatase; the protein is MTSKAVILLNLGSPDSPTIKDVRRYLKEFLSDKRVVDLPLPFRLLVLYLKILPSRPKNTAEAYSKIWTETGSPLITMSKRQRELVQEQLDIPIALAMRYGRPSVQETIESLIAQGCKDLFVIPLYPQYAMSSYETASVQVSCVVNKLKPDLKVTTLPPFYRDPDYIEAIYNRISPSLSSEFDMLLLSFHGVPERHLHKTDPSNTYCLSFPGCCYQSHPAHATCYRHQCLHTAAALFQKTNLPKSKCSIAFQSRLGKKPWLTPYTDLELERLAHQGVKKLLVACPAFVSDCLETLEEIGIRGKDIFESAGGESLTLIPCLNDHPSWIRFLVNKIESWLDSG